CTTGCGGATCTGCTCCAGGTCGCCCAGCTCACCGGCGATCTGGATGAGGTACTCGCGGACGCCCCTGAGGTTGCCGTCCTTGCTGGCAGTGTCGATCTCCTCGGACGCGTCGAGGAAGTTCTTGCGCGCCCGGTCGGTCTTCTCCCGAAGACCCTTGACCGTGAAGTCGGTCGCCTTGCCGCCGTGCGCGAGCGGGCCCGCCGACTGGTCGCGCTCCTCCTGGAGGGCGGCGGACAGCTCGGTGGCCTGCTTGGTCATGTCCGTCAGCAGCTTCATGTTGTCGAGCTGCTGGATGTCGTCCATGGACTGGTTGATGCGCAGCGCGCCCAGCGAGGTGGCCGCGACCACCGGGAGCGCGAGCAGCGACACCAGTCGGGTGGAGATGCGCCAGTTGCGCAGGGCTATTCGCGGCCCGGGGCCGGTCGGACCGGCCGGCGGCTTCAGGGCCGGGGCCGGGCCCGCGGGCCCGGAGGGGGCCGACGCACCGGGGCGCCCCGGGCGCTCACCGCCGTCACCGGCCGGGCCCGGGTTCTGGGCGTGCTGGGGCGAGGGGCCGCCATTCATGGGGCCAGTCCCGCCGTGCGGCTCCGGCTCCGCCGAAGCGTTGCCATCCCTCTTGAAACGTCCCTGCACTAGCGTCGCAACCTCTGGACCAGGCACCCCGTCGTCAGAACGGCGGAGCACGGTGTCGGCGTTCTGGGGACGCCCTGAGTACGCCCCCGTGGTGGTCGTTGGGTGACCGGCGCTGGCTCCCCCTTCTCGCCGCCACTCGGCGCGTCTGTGCGCCCCCTGTGCGCCGGCTCGATCCTGCGGCGGTCCGTGAGATTCCAGCACAGCACAGGATCTCCAACAAGGCCCGTAGGCCAGGCCGTGACATAGGTGACACCGCGTGAGTGGGGAATCACCGGACGTAGAAGGTGGGTTCGCCCATTTCGGACGTATGCCCGCGAGTCGTCGAGCTGTGACGGGTGTCCCAGTCGCCATGATCAGGAGCGGAATGATGGCTTCAGTGGGCCAATGTCCGTTTCGTTGGGGCTACTCGCGAGTCCGGATTGACCGATTCGACCCCTGATCCGTGACAAAACTCACATGCTGATCATGGACCCTCGCCGACTGCGCCGGGAATCCCGTGTTTAGCCTGACGCTTTACAGAGATGGCAAAACCGACAACCCGCGCCCTCGCGGGGGGCTCGCACCCTCGGGGCGCCCGTCACAGGACAGGGTCAAGTAAACAGTGAAGACGACGACGATGTTCCACAAGATCGCCAACCCGCGACGCACGACGCTGGCGCACCTCGACGGCGCCGACGAACTGCAGACGCCGGAACTGCCGGAGCACCCCGTCGAACTCCCGGCCCAGACCGCCAACCCCAAGCGCACCGTCCTCATGGAGATCCCCGTCGCGGCCACCGCGGCCGCGGAGTGACACCAGGCAGTACGCGTGCCGGCCGCCGAATGCTCACGGCGGCGGGATACGAACTTCGAGGGGCGCCCCCGGCGACGGGGCGCCCCTTCGTCGTGCGCGCGGCGGGCACTTCGTCATGCGCGCGGCGGGCACTTCGTCGTGCGCGCGGCCGGGCCCCCTCCCCGCGTTAGCCTGGAGCGTCAGACTCCAGCCGCTTCAGTCAAGGGGCCAAGCATCCCGTGCGCATCGCCAGATTCTCCATCGACGGGAACGTCGCCTTCGGCGCCATCGAGGGCGAGAAGCAGGACGAGCTCGTCCTGGACATCATCAAGGGCATCCCGTTCGCGGACTACGAGCTCTCCGGCACGAAGGTGCCGGTCGCCAAGGTCAGGCTGCTGCCCCCGGTGCTGCCCAACAAGGTCGTGGCCTTCGGCCGCAACTACGCCGACCACGCCCGGGAGCTGGGCAACGAGGTCCCCGAGGCCCCCTTCGCCTTCTTCAAGCCGTCCACCTCGGTGATCGGCCCCGGCGACGACATCCAGTACCCCTCCTTCTCCTCCGAGGTGCACCACGAGGCCGAGCTGGCCGTGGTCATCGGCCGGATGTGCCGCGAGGTCCCGCGCGAGCGCGTCAAGGACGTGATCTTCGGCTACACCTGCGCCAACGACATCACCGCCCGCGACGTCCAGAAGCGCGAGAAGCAGTGGGCCCGGGCCAAGGGCTTCGACAGCTCCTGCCCGCTCGGCCCCTGGGTGGAGACCGACCTCGACCCCTCCGACCTGACCATCCAGCTCACGGTCAACGGCCAGCAGCGCCAGCTCGGCCGCACCAGCGAGATGATCCACTCCGTCGAGGACCTGATCGTCAACATCTCCGAGGCCATGACGCTGCTCCCCGGCGACGTGATCCTCACGGGCACCCCGGCTGGGGTCGGCCCCCTGAACGTCGGCGACGAGGTCGCCGTCACCATCGAAGGCATCGGCACTCTCACCAACAAGGTTGTCAAGCGTGGCTAGCGCACCCGGCACTCCAGTACGCGTCCGTTTCTGCCCCTCGCCCACCGGTAACCCCCACGTGGGCCTGGTGCGCACCGCCCTGTTCAACTGGGCGTTCGCCAAGCACCACCAGGGCACCCTGGTCTTCCGCATCGAGGACACCGACGCGGCCCGCGACTCCGAGGAGTCCTACACCCAGCTGCTCGACTCGATGCGCTGGCTGGGCTTCGACTGGGACGAGGGCCCCGAGGTCGGCGGCCCGCACGCGCCGTACCGCCAGTCGCAGCGCATGGACCTGTACAAGGACGTCGCGCAGAAGCTCCTGGACGGCGGCTACGCCTACCGCTGCTACTGCTCCCAGGAGGAGCTGGACACCCGCCGCGAGGCCGCCCGCGCCGCCGGCAAGCCCTCCGGCTACGACGGCCACTGCCGCGAGCTGACCGCCGCCCAGGTCGACGAGTACCAGGCCCAGGGCCGCGAGCCGATCGTCCGCTTCCGCATGCCCGACGAGACGATCACCTTCACCGACCTGGTCCGCGGTGAGCTGACCTTCACCCCGGAGAACGTCCCGGACTACGGCATCGTCCGCGCCAACGGCGCCCCGCTGTACACCCTGGTCAACCCGGTCGACGACGCCCTGATGGAGATCACCCACGTCCTGCGCGGCGAGGACCTGCTCTCCTCCACCCCCCGCCAGATCGCCCTGTACAAGGCGCTGATCGAGCTGGGCGTCGCCAAGGAGATCCCCTCCTTCGGCCACCTGCCGTACGTGATGGGCGAGGGCAACAAGAAGCTCTCCAAGCGCGACCCGCAGTCCAGCCTGAACCTCTACCGGGAGCGCGGCTTCCTCCCCGAGGGCCTGCTCAACTACCTCTCCCTGCTCGGCTGGTCCCTCTCGGCCGACCAGGACGTCTTCGGGATCGACGAGATGATCGCGGCGTTCGACATCGCCGACGTGAACCCGAACCCGGCCCGCTTCGACCTCAAGAAGTGCGAGGCCATCAACGGCGACCACATCCGCCTGCTGGACGTGAAGGACTTCACGGAGCGCTGCCGCCCGTGGCTCCAGGCGCCGTTCGCCCCGTGGGCCCCGGAGGCCTTCGACGAGGCGAAGTGGCAGGCGATCGCCCCGCACGCGCAGACCCGCCTCAAGGTGCTCTCCGAGATCACCGACAACGTCGACTTCCTCTTCCTGCCGGAGCCGGTGGAGGACGAGGCCTCCTGGAACAAGGCCATGAAGGAGGGCTCGGACGCCCTGCTGCGCACGGCCCGCGAGAAGCTGGAGGCGGCCGACTGGACCTCCGCCGAGTCGCTGAAGGAGGCCGTCCTGGCCGCCGGCGAGGCCCACGGCCTCAAGCTCGGCAAGGCCCAGGCCCCGGTCCGCGTCGCGGTCACCGGCCGCACGGTCGGCCTGCCGCTGTTCGAGTCCCTGGAGATCCTGGGCAAGGAGAAGACCCTGGCCCGGATCGACGCGGCGCTGGCGAAGCTGACCGCGTAACGACACGGTTCCCGTGAGGGCGGCGTCCGGTTCGGGCGCCGCCCTCGCCGTGTCCGCCCAGCCGTCACCCGGAGTTCACCCTTCCGGCCAACTGCCGCTTCCCGCGGAGACGTTGGATACCCCCGTTGCACACGGTGCGCGTGTGCGCCCGGTACCGGGGGAGGGAACATGAGCCGTTCACGAAGACTCGTCCACGCGGCCGTCGGCGGGGTGGTGGCCCTGTCCTGCAGCGTGCTGACCGCACCCGCGCAGGCGGCTCCGGAGGCCGACGAGCCGGTGGGCACGGTACGGCTGGTCACGGAACAGCGCGTGACGGTCGACTACCCGTGGGCCGGCGCCTCCGGCTTCCAGTGGCGCCCGGCGACCGGCGGCACCGTCACCACGGTCGACTACCCGGACACCGTCCCGCCCGCGCACGCCGGCCCCGACGACCTGGCCACCGGCACCGACGTCGTGAACACCCGCGACGGCCAGAAGGTCACCCAGAAGCACCGCTCCACGGGCGCGACCGCCACCGTGCCGATCCCGACCGGCCAGACCTTCCGGGGGGCGGTGGGCTGGAGCGTGCTGACCATGGACGGCACCGGCGCCCTGCACGTCCTGCGCTCCGTCGCCGACGGCCTCGCCACCGACATCCCTGTCACCGGCCTGCCGGCCGGCGCCCGCCCCACCGCCTACCTCACCGGCGGCTCGGTCCGCCGCCTCGCGGTCGTCTACGCCCTGGACGGCAAGACGTCGGTCGGCCTGATCGACCTCGCGGACGGCACCTTCCGCACCTACGTCACCGGGGACACCGCGGCCCCGCAGGTCGCCTTCAACGACCGCTGGCTCGTCGCCGACTGGCAGGCGATCCGGGTGGACGCCGAGCCGGGCACCGAGCCCACCGCGCTCAGCAGGCACGACGCCCGGCTGGAGGCCGTCGTCGGTGATCAACTCCTGATCGGCAACCCGGGATTCGTCCAGGTCGGCACCGAAGCCGCACTGTCCGCGCGCTCCCTGGTCACCGGCGCCGTCACCACCGTGCTCCCCTCGTCGTTCGGCGGGATCGGCCCGACTCTGGACGGCGGTGCCCTGGCCACGGCCGGTCCCTCCAGCCTCGACTGGAACGTCCACCGGATCACCCCCGACGACGCCGGCGGCCTCACCACCGAGAAGGTGGCCCGGCTCCCCGCCGCGGCGACCCAGGTGCAGGGACTGGCCGTCTCCGGCGGCGAGCTGTTCCTCTACGGCGCGACGCCGGGCGCCTCGTACCGCCACAGCGGCTTCCAGCTGGACGCCACCGGCCGGCCCGCCGGCCCCCAGACGCGCCGCAGCCCCGCGCAGAGCCCGACCACCTGCCTCACCGGCGACGCCGCCTGCCCCCAGCTGGAGGCCCTGGGCGACGGCCGGGTCGCCCACCTGTGGACCAACTTCGCGGGCCAGGAATCCGTCCTCGGCGTCGGCCTCGACGCCACCACCACCGTCAGCGCCCCCACGGACGGCGACTCCGGCGGCCGCATCGCCGGCAGCACCGGCCGCTACGTGCTCTACAACGGCGCCTCCGGCAAGCAGCGGATCATCGACTTCCCGCGCGGCACGACGAGCGGCACGACCACCCTCACCCGCGACCGCACCGCCGCCGCCGTCTGGGGCCAGACCCTGTGGGCCCCGGGCAGCAGCCAGGGCGCGGTCACCGGCCGCAACCTCAAGACCGGTACGACCACCACCATCGCCACCGGCGCCCCCTGCACCCCCACCGACATCCAGGCCGTCAACACCTGGCTGTACTGGTCCTGCGGCAGCACCGCGGGCGTCTACGACCGCGCCACCCACCGGAAGATCACGGTCCCGGCCGACCACGGCCCGGCCCGCCTCGCCGACGGCTTCCTGCTCCGCGAGAACCGCACCACCCACGAACTGCTGCTCACCGACTTCCACACCGGCACCGCCACCACCCGCACCCTGGTGAAGCTGCCGGCCACGGACCAGAACACCGGCGGCAGCAACGGCCGCTGGGCCGTCGACCGCTTCGGCGGCCACATCGCCTACCTCAACGGCACCTACGGCGAGGTGTCGATCATTCCCAGCGGTGTCCCCGCCTCGCCCCTCGCGCAGATGGAGGCCCAGGTCTACTCGCCGACCGTGATCGGCAGGTCGTTCCCCTGGGCGCCGGTGTGGCAGCTGAACAAGCCGTCCACCTGGACCCTGACCCTCGCCACCGCCTCCGGCACGGTCCTGCGCACCCTGACCGGCGCCTCCACCGGAGCCGCCGTCCGCCCCGCCTGGGACGGCACCACCGACAACGGCGGCGGCGTCACGGGCGGCACCTACACCTGGAAGCTCACCGCCCACCCCCGCGACGGCCAGGGGCAGGACCTCACCCTCTCCGGCACCATGACGCTGGGCTGAGAGCGGGCAGCGGTGGGTACGGTCGGACCATGAGCATCCACGCCGTGGTCTGGGACGTCGACGACACCCTCTTCGACTACACCACCGCCGACCGCCTCGGCATGCGCGCCCACCTCGCGGCCGAGGGCCTGCTCGACGACTACGACACCGTCGAGCAGGCCCTCACCCGCTGGCGGGAGATCACCGACCTGCAGTGGGCCCGCTTCGCCGCCGGAGAGGCCACCTTCGAGGACCAGCGCCGCGACCGCGTGCGGATGTTCGTCGGGCAGGAGCTGACCGACACCGAGGCCGACGCGTGGTTCCAGCGCTACCTCGCCCACTACGAGGCGGTCTGGGCGCTGTTCCCGGACGTCCTGCCGGTCCTCGACGCCCTCGCCGCCAGCCACCGGCACGCGGTGCTCTCCAACTCCAGCCTCCACGTCCAGGACCGCAAACTGCGCGTCCTCGGCGTCCACGACCGCTTCGAGACCATCCTGTGCGCGGCGGAACTCGGCGTCTCCAAACCCGAGGCCGGCGCCTTCCACGCCGTCTGCGAGGCCCTCGCCCTCGCTCCGCACCAGGTGGCGTACGTCGGTGACCACCCGGAGATCGACGGGCGGGGCGCCGCCGACGCCGGGCTGTTGTCGGTGTGGATCGACCGCGGCGGCCTGTACGCCACGATCGAGGCGCCCGTCGGGCCGCACCGCATCGCCTCCCTCGCCGAACTGCCCTCGCTCCTCGGCGCGGATACTCGTTTTGGAGCCCCGTCCACCTTCGGGTAATGTTCTTCCTGCGCCGCCGGGGAGCGGGCCGAAAGGCCGGAGCCCGGGGGAGCGAACTAGAACAAAACCCCCTCGGGGGCTTGCGTTCCAGTGGCCTATGGTGTAATTGGCAGCACGACTGATTCTGGTTCAGTTAGTCTTGGTTCGAGTCCAGGTAGGCCAGCTCGCAGAGCTCATCTGCAAAGCCCCCGTTGTGTAGCGGCCTAGCACGCTGCCCTCTCAAGGCAGTAGCGCCGGTTCGAATCCGGTCGGGGGTACTGATTCCGATCTTGTCGGGATCGCTAGGGCCCCCGTTGTGTAGCGGCCTAGCACGCCGCCCTCTCAAGGCGGTAGCGCCGGTTCGAATCCGGTCGGGGGTACTGACTGGTCTAAACCACATTGGTCTATGGTGTAATTGGCAGCACGACTGATTCTGGTTCAGTTAGTCTTGGTTCGAGTCCAGGTAGACCAGCTCGGACCTGCGGAAACGCAGAGTCCACGCCCCCGTTGTGTAGCGGCCTAGCACGCCGCCCTCTCAAGGCGGTAGCGCCGGTTCGAATCCGGTCGGGGGTACACAAGAGGAAGGCCCTCCACTCTGTGGGGGGCCTTCTGCGCATGCCCCTTCTCGGGGGCGCGGGGAACCGCGCGACCAGCCATGGACGGCCGGCAGACGACAGCGAAACCGTTCCCGCTACGGCGCGTACTCGGGGAGGGCCTGCCGCGGCGTTGAGGCCGACCTCCCCCGAAACGCTCAGCCCGTACGCCGAAGTGCCTCGGAGAGGCGCCCCGCGGCATCGATCACAGCCTGCGCATGCATCCGGCCAGGGTGCCGCGTCAGCCGCTCGATCGGCCCGGACACCGACACCGCGGCCACCACACGGTTGGAAGGACCACGCACCGGCGCGGACACGGACGCGACCCCCGGCTCCCGCTCACCGATCGACTGGGCCCAGCCCCGGCGCCGTACGCCCGACAGGGCCGTCGCCGTGAAGCGCGCGCCCTGGAGGCCGCGGTGCAGCCGCTCCGGCTCCTCCCAGGCCAGCAGGATCTGCGCCGAGGAGCCGGCCTTCATCGTGAGCGTCGAGCCGACCGGGACCGTGTCCCGCAGACCGGACAGGCGCTCCGCCGCGGCGACGCAGATGCGCATGTCGCCCTGGCGGCGGTAGAGCTGCGCGCTCTCGCCCGTGACGTCACGGAGATGCGTGAGCACCGGGCCCGCGGTGGCGAGGAGACGGTCCTCACCCGCGGCCGCGGCCAGCTCGGCCAGACGCGGGCCGAGAATGAAACGGCCCTGCATGTCACGCGCCACCATGCGGTGGTGTTCCAGCGCCACGGCCAGGCGGTGGGCCGTGGGTCGTGCCAGTCCGGTGGCACCGACCAGACCCGCGAGGGTGGCCGGACCGGACTCCAGAGCGCTCAGGACGAGGGCCGCCTTGTCCAGAACGCCGACGCCGCTACTGTTGTCCATGAAACGATACTCGCGTCTCACTCTGTGAAACGCAAGTTCAATTTTCCGTGGAACCCGCCACTCTGGAAGACACGAAGTCACAACGGCCCGTGACGTACGGGCCTGGCGGCGGCTGCCCGGAACCAGGGGCGCGGGCCCGCCTCCTCAAGATCTCTAGTTGGGTCGGCGGATCGCCGTCGGCCGGAGGGAACAGCGATGGGTAGGACACTCGCGGAGAAAGTCTGGGACGACCATGTCGTCCGGCGCGCCGAGGGCGAGCCCGACCTTCTCTTCATCGATCTGCACCTGCTGCACGAGGTGACCAGCCCGCAGGCCTTCGACGGCCTCCGCAAGAGCGGGCGCACGGTGCGGCGCCTCGACCTCACCATCGCCACCGAGGACCACAACACCCCCACCCTCGACATCGACAAGCCCATCGCCGACCCGGTCTCCCGGGTCCAGCTGGAGACCCTGCGCAAGAACGCCGCCGAGTTCGGGGTGCGCCTGCACCCGCTGGGCGACGTCGAGCAGGGCGTCGTGCACGTCGTCGGCCCGCAGCTGGGTCTGACCCAGCCCGGCATGACCGTCGTCTGCGGTGACTCCCACACCTCCACGCACGGCGCCTTCGGCGCCCTGGCGTTCGGTATCGGCACCTCCCAGGTGGAGCACGTGCTGGCCACCCAGACGCTGCCGATGACCCGTCCCAAGACCATGGCGATCACGGTCGACGGCGAGCTGCCCGAGGGCGTCACCGCCAAGGACCTGATCCTGGCGATCATCGCGAAGATCGGCACGGGCGGCGGCCAGGGCTACGTCCTGGAGTACCGCGGCGAGGCCATCGAGAAGCTCTCGATGGAGGCCCGGATGACCATCTGCAACATGTCGATCGAGGCCGGCGCCCGCGCGGGCATGATCGCCCCCGACGAGACCACCTTCGCGTACCTCAAGGGCCGTCCGCACGCCCCCGAGGGCGAGGAGTGGGACGCCGCCGTCGCGTACTGGAAGACGCTGAAGACGGACGAGGACGCCGAGTTCGACGCCGAGGTCGTCATCGACGCCGCCGAGCTGTCGCCGTTCGTCACCTGGGGCACCAACCCCGGGCAGGGCGCACCGCTTTCGGCGTCCGTCCCCGATCCTGCTTCGTACGAAGACGCATCGGAGCGCTACGCCGCCGAAAAGGCCCTGGAGTACATGGGGTTGGAGGCCGGACAGCCGCTGCGCTCCATCAAGGTGGACACCGTCTTCGTAGGCTCCTGCACCAACGGCCGCATCGAGGACCTGCGCGCCGCGGCCGAGCTGCTCAAGGGCCGCAAAGTCGCCGACGGCGTACGGATGCTGGTCGTCCCGGGCTCCGCGCGGGTCGGACTGCAGGCCGTCTCCGAGGGGCTGGACGTCGTCTTCAAGGAGGCCGGCGCCGAGTGGCGGCACGCGGGCTGCTCCATGTGTCTGGGCATGAACCCCGACCAGCTGGCCCCGGGTGAGCGCTCCGCGTCCACCTCCAACCGCAACTTCGAGGGGCGGCAGGGCAAGGGCGGCCGCACGCACCTGGTGTCGCCGCAGGTCGCCGCCGCGACCGCCGTCCTGGGCCACCTGGCCTCCCCGGCCGACCTGGCCGACGCCGACGTCCGTACGCCCGCTGGAGTCTGATCAGTCATGGAAGCATTCACCACCCACACCGGCCGGGCCGTCCCGCTGCGCCGCAGCAACGTCGACACCGACCAGATCATCCCCGCCCACTGGCTCAAGAAGGTGACCCGGGACGGGTTCGAGGACGGGCTGTTCGAGGCCTGGCGCAAGGACGAGACGTTCGTCCTCAACCAGCCCGAGCGCCAGGGCGCGACCGTGCTGGTCGCGGGCCCCGACTTCGGCACCGGCTCCTCCCGCGAGCACGCCGTCTGGGCGCTGCAGAACTACGGCTTCAAGGCCGTGATCTCCTCCCGCTTCGCGGACATCTTCCGCGGCAACTCGCTCAAGAACGGCCTGCTCACGGTCGTGCTGGAGCAGAAGATCGTGGACGCGCTGTGGGAGCTCACCGAGAAGGACCCGCAGGCCGAGATCACCGTCGACCTGGAGCGCCGCGAGGTGCGCGCCGAGGGCATCACCGCCTCCTTCGAGCTGGACGAGAACTCCCGCTGGCGGCTGCTGAACGGCCTCGACGACATCTCGATCACCCTGCAGAACGAGGCGGACATCGCCGCGTACGAGGCGAAGCGCCCGTCGTTCAAGCCGCGGACGCTCCCGGTCTGATCCGGAGCACGATCCGCCGCCCCTGAACAAGGCGACTTTCGGCCACCGCAACACCCCCTCTGTACCCCCGATCAGCCCGATCGGGGGTACAGCTGTGTCTGCACCCGAACGGCCCTGCGCGCCCTGAGCGGCGCTGTCAACTTCCCACGTTATGCCGGTGGTTGTTGGGGTACGCGAGTGGTACAGCCGTGACTTCCGTGAGTGCCCGGAAGGCCGTTTGAGGCGGCAGTTGTCCCCTGCGCAGGCGACAACTCGCCCCAGATGGCACAATCTGTGCATGGAACACGACGGCCAACTCGAGCTCTATACGGCAGTCGCGGGCCAACTCAAGGAAGCGCACGCAAGGGTGCGCGCACTGCAAGTCCCGGAGGGCGTACGGATGGCGCTGACCCGGAAGCTGCTGGTCATTACGGCCGCGGCCAAGCACGATCTCGCCGACGCGGCAAGGCGACTGGAGCGGTTCACCGCGGACCTCGACGAGGGACGTCTCCCCGACGAGGAACGCTGAACCCCTCGACACCGTCGAGTTCGTTGCGGCACAAGGGTGATAAGCCCGTTTCGTGTTTGATTTGCGGTATATATCTGCCTAACGTGCGAAAAAGCTTGAACACTTTCGTTCTGGCGATGTCTCCGAAGGGGAAGACGTGAACAAGGCGCAGCTCGTAGAAGCGATTGCCGACAAGATGGGCGGCCGCCAGCAGGCCGCCGACGCTGTCGACCATGTACTGGACGCCATCGTCCGCGCGGTCGTCGCAGGTGAGAGGGTCTCCGTCACCGGCTTCGGTTCCTTCGAGAAGGTCGACCGTCCGGCCCGCTACGCCCGGAACCCCCAGACGGGCGAGCGGGTTCGGGTCAAGAAGACCTCCGTTCCGCGTTTCCGCGCGGGCCAGGGCTTCAAGGACCTGGTCAGCGGCTCGAAGAAGCTCCCGCGCGGTGGTGAGGTGTCCGTCAAGAAGGCGCCCAAGGGCAGCCTGTCCGGCGGTGCCGGCGCGACGGTCAAGAAGGCCGCCGCGAAGAAGGCGACCACGAAGACGGCCGCCGCGAAGAAGACCACCGCCAAGAAGACCACGGCGAAGAAGGCCACCACCAAGACGGCGGCCGCGAAGAAGACGACGGCCAAGAAGGCGCCCGCCAAGAAGACCACGACGGCGTCCAAGACCACCGCCGCGAAGAAGACCACCGCCAAGAAGGCCCCGGCGAAGAAGGCGACGGCCAAGAAGGCGCCCGCCAAGAAGTCGACGGCGCGCAAGACCACCGCCAAGAAGACCACCGCCCGCAAGAAGTAAGGGCACCGGGGTACTCACGCGCCGGGCCGGACTCCGCACGGAGTCCGGCCCGCGGTGTGTTCAGCCAGTGGTCAGAGGGTCTGGAGTGTCACGAGAGTGATCCGCGGGCTCTCCTCGGGGCCCTCCACCTCGATACGGACCCGCTGCCCGGGACGCAGCAGTCTCAGGCCCCCCGCGTCGAACGCCGCCGCGTCGAAGGGCACCGGGGTGCCGTCGTCCAGGAGCACCTGCCCGCTGCGGCTTTCGGGGTCGTACGTGTACGCGGTCGCCTGCATGGCCGCAGCCTACTGCCCGGGTGTCAGCAACCGCGCGGCGGCCGCGGCCGTATGAGGGCCGACCCCCAGGGCCAGCGCGCTGCGCAGGTCGTCGCCGGTGTCCACGTCCTGGCGTACGGAATCCACGGCGGCGAGGCGCAGTTCCACCGCGCCGGACGTGCGGTGCCGGGCCCGGGAATCGGTGCCGAAGGCCGGACGCAATTCCAGGCCCGGGGCGGCCGCCAGCAGGGTCGTGCCGATGCCGGCCGCGTCCGGGAGAAATGCGCGCGGGAATTCAGCGGCGGAATCCAGCACCCGGGACAATTCCTGCGGGCGCAGTGCCGGAAGATCGGCGTTCAGCGCGGCCACCGGGCTTCGCGGACGTGTGGACCGTACGGCCCGCGCCCCGTGCGCGAGGGCGGCGTTGAGGCCGCTGCCCGGCTCGTCGGGGACGATCGCCGCGCCCAGAGCGGCCAGCTCGCGGCCCGCTCGGGCGTCGTCCGTGACGACTGCCACATCCCGCACCTCCGGGCAGGCCAGCGCCGCCGCCACCGTGTCCTGGGCGAAGGCCAGGGCCAGGTCCGGCCGCAGCCCGTCGTCCGCGGTGTCCGCAAGCCTGCTCTTGGCCTGGGCCAGGGGCTTCAGGGGTACGACCAGGGTCCACTGCACGGGTGTTCCGTCCTCCTCTTGTCGCGGTCATTGTCACCCGGGGCATCGGGCGGGCGGCGTGTCGGGGCGTACGGTGTTCTCGACAGACCGGCGGCCTGGGGCGACACTTGTGCGGCCCCCCGTGGCCCCCGCTTCAGGCCCTAGAGGAAGGTGTCCGCGTGCCCCGCCGCAGGATCGGCTTCTGGTACCGCTTCGCCGCGGTGATCTGCAAACCGCCGCTGGTGGTTCTGCTCAGGCGGGACTGGCGCGGAATGGAGCACATTCCGGCCGAGGGTGGATTTATCACCGCGGTGAACCACAATTCGCACATCGACCCCTTCGCTTACGCGCACTTTCAGTACAACACCGGGCGCGTCCCGCGA
This genomic stretch from Streptomyces sp. Go-475 harbors:
- a CDS encoding fumarylacetoacetate hydrolase family protein; the protein is MRIARFSIDGNVAFGAIEGEKQDELVLDIIKGIPFADYELSGTKVPVAKVRLLPPVLPNKVVAFGRNYADHARELGNEVPEAPFAFFKPSTSVIGPGDDIQYPSFSSEVHHEAELAVVIGRMCREVPRERVKDVIFGYTCANDITARDVQKREKQWARAKGFDSSCPLGPWVETDLDPSDLTIQLTVNGQQRQLGRTSEMIHSVEDLIVNISEAMTLLPGDVILTGTPAGVGPLNVGDEVAVTIEGIGTLTNKVVKRG
- the gltX gene encoding glutamate--tRNA ligase, which translates into the protein MASAPGTPVRVRFCPSPTGNPHVGLVRTALFNWAFAKHHQGTLVFRIEDTDAARDSEESYTQLLDSMRWLGFDWDEGPEVGGPHAPYRQSQRMDLYKDVAQKLLDGGYAYRCYCSQEELDTRREAARAAGKPSGYDGHCRELTAAQVDEYQAQGREPIVRFRMPDETITFTDLVRGELTFTPENVPDYGIVRANGAPLYTLVNPVDDALMEITHVLRGEDLLSSTPRQIALYKALIELGVAKEIPSFGHLPYVMGEGNKKLSKRDPQSSLNLYRERGFLPEGLLNYLSLLGWSLSADQDVFGIDEMIAAFDIADVNPNPARFDLKKCEAINGDHIRLLDVKDFTERCRPWLQAPFAPWAPEAFDEAKWQAIAPHAQTRLKVLSEITDNVDFLFLPEPVEDEASWNKAMKEGSDALLRTAREKLEAADWTSAESLKEAVLAAGEAHGLKLGKAQAPVRVAVTGRTVGLPLFESLEILGKEKTLARIDAALAKLTA
- the cofC gene encoding 2-phospho-L-lactate guanylyltransferase, yielding MQWTLVVPLKPLAQAKSRLADTADDGLRPDLALAFAQDTVAAALACPEVRDVAVVTDDARAGRELAALGAAIVPDEPGSGLNAALAHGARAVRSTRPRSPVAALNADLPALRPQELSRVLDSAAEFPRAFLPDAAGIGTTLLAAAPGLELRPAFGTDSRARHRTSGAVELRLAAVDSVRQDVDTGDDLRSALALGVGPHTAAAAARLLTPGQ
- the leuD gene encoding 3-isopropylmalate dehydratase small subunit, which gives rise to MEAFTTHTGRAVPLRRSNVDTDQIIPAHWLKKVTRDGFEDGLFEAWRKDETFVLNQPERQGATVLVAGPDFGTGSSREHAVWALQNYGFKAVISSRFADIFRGNSLKNGLLTVVLEQKIVDALWELTEKDPQAEITVDLERREVRAEGITASFELDENSRWRLLNGLDDISITLQNEADIAAYEAKRPSFKPRTLPV
- a CDS encoding HU family DNA-binding protein, with the translated sequence MNKAQLVEAIADKMGGRQQAADAVDHVLDAIVRAVVAGERVSVTGFGSFEKVDRPARYARNPQTGERVRVKKTSVPRFRAGQGFKDLVSGSKKLPRGGEVSVKKAPKGSLSGGAGATVKKAAAKKATTKTAAAKKTTAKKTTAKKATTKTAAAKKTTAKKAPAKKTTTASKTTAAKKTTAKKAPAKKATAKKAPAKKSTARKTTAKKTTARKK
- the ndgR gene encoding IclR family transcriptional regulator NdgR: MDNSSGVGVLDKAALVLSALESGPATLAGLVGATGLARPTAHRLAVALEHHRMVARDMQGRFILGPRLAELAAAAGEDRLLATAGPVLTHLRDVTGESAQLYRRQGDMRICVAAAERLSGLRDTVPVGSTLTMKAGSSAQILLAWEEPERLHRGLQGARFTATALSGVRRRGWAQSIGEREPGVASVSAPVRGPSNRVVAAVSVSGPIERLTRHPGRMHAQAVIDAAGRLSEALRRTG
- the leuC gene encoding 3-isopropylmalate dehydratase large subunit; the protein is MGRTLAEKVWDDHVVRRAEGEPDLLFIDLHLLHEVTSPQAFDGLRKSGRTVRRLDLTIATEDHNTPTLDIDKPIADPVSRVQLETLRKNAAEFGVRLHPLGDVEQGVVHVVGPQLGLTQPGMTVVCGDSHTSTHGAFGALAFGIGTSQVEHVLATQTLPMTRPKTMAITVDGELPEGVTAKDLILAIIAKIGTGGGQGYVLEYRGEAIEKLSMEARMTICNMSIEAGARAGMIAPDETTFAYLKGRPHAPEGEEWDAAVAYWKTLKTDEDAEFDAEVVIDAAELSPFVTWGTNPGQGAPLSASVPDPASYEDASERYAAEKALEYMGLEAGQPLRSIKVDTVFVGSCTNGRIEDLRAAAELLKGRKVADGVRMLVVPGSARVGLQAVSEGLDVVFKEAGAEWRHAGCSMCLGMNPDQLAPGERSASTSNRNFEGRQGKGGRTHLVSPQVAAATAVLGHLASPADLADADVRTPAGV
- a CDS encoding HAD family hydrolase; this encodes MSIHAVVWDVDDTLFDYTTADRLGMRAHLAAEGLLDDYDTVEQALTRWREITDLQWARFAAGEATFEDQRRDRVRMFVGQELTDTEADAWFQRYLAHYEAVWALFPDVLPVLDALAASHRHAVLSNSSLHVQDRKLRVLGVHDRFETILCAAELGVSKPEAGAFHAVCEALALAPHQVAYVGDHPEIDGRGAADAGLLSVWIDRGGLYATIEAPVGPHRIASLAELPSLLGADTRFGAPSTFG